TCATGCAGATGGGCCTGTCGGGCTATACGCTCAAGCATTCGCCGGGCGAGGTCATCGCGGCATCGCTGGAACTGGTCCTGGTCGGCGGGCAGTACATCCCCGCCAGCGCGCTGCTGCCCGAATCGCGGCTGGACAGCACGCCCAACCCATCGCTGGCCGGGGATCCGCAGACCGATCCCAAGCTGCTCGGCATCACCCCGCGCCAGTACGAGATCCTGGTGCTGCTCTCGCGCGGGCATCCGGTCAAGACCATCAGCCGCATGCTGAACATCTCCGAGGCCACCGCCAAAGCGCATATCAGCACGCTGTATCGCCGGCTGAAGGTGCGCAGCCGGACCGAGGCAGTCTACGTCGCCAACCAGCGCGGCGCGCGGCTGCTGTCGGTGGCCTGATACCGGCCCGCAGCGAAGGCGGAAACGCGCCCTATATTGGGTGCATGTTTTCGAGACTATCCCAGTGGCTGTCGCAACGAGCACGCACGCGCCGGCTCACCCGCTACGCCATCTCCGACGCGCTATGGACACGCACCCTGTCGGGCCTGCCCTTCCTGCTCGACCGGCCGCCGGCGGAGCTTGCGCGCCTGCGTGAAACCGCCACGCTGTTCATCGCCGAAAAAGAATTCACCACGGCGCACGGCCTGGCGCTCACCGACGAGATGGTGGTCAGCATCGCCGTGCAGGCGAGCGTGCCCATCCTCGCACTGGGGATGGCGTGGTACCGGGGCTGGCGCGGCGTGGTGATCTACCCCGGCGAGTTCCTGATCCGCGGGGAGACGATGGACGAAGACGGCGTCGTGCACGACGTGCGCCAGGAAGCCAGTGGCGAGGCGGCCGCCAACGGCCTGGTCCTGCTGTCGTGGCAGGACATCGAACTGGGCAGCGTGCTGGCCGAGCCCGATATGCAGCCCTACAACGTCGTCCTGCACGAGTTCGCCCACAAGCTCGACATGCTCAACGGCGAAGCGGACGGCATCCCGGCGTTCTCGTCGCGGCTGCATGCGGGACTCGACCGCGAGCAATGGGCCGACGATCTCTACGCCGAATACGATGCCTTCGCCGAGCGCTGCGAACGCATTCCCGAACGGCGCTGGGATGCCGATCCGATCCTGTCGCTGCTCGACCCTTATGGTGCCCAGCATCCGGCGGAGTTCTTCGCGGTGGCCTCCGAAGTGTTCTTCGTCGAGCCGGCAGCCTTGCGGGACACCCTGCCGGCGCTCTACGCGCTCCTGCAGGCGTTCTATCTGCAAGATCCGGCACGGCCGCTGGGGACCGGCCGACACGCTGAACCCTCCCGGCCATGACGAAGCGCAGCGCCTGCCGATCGCCGCGTCGCTGCACCGCCTCCGATGCCGGCACGCCGACCAGGATTGACTCCTGGCAACGCAATCCCGGCACCTCGTTGCGCGCGGGCGACAGCCGGACCATCGACCCGGATGCGCGCGGCACGCTGACCACCCGGCGCCTGGATGTGCCATAAGGCCCGCAACCCATTGCAAGCAGCGTATGGATCACTTATTCGACCCGACCGATCGCGAGCGACAACGCGAGCGCGTTGCCCAAGCCCTTGTTTCTCTGGCATAATCGCCGTTTCTCCACCCGGCAAGTGATTCGACGGCAGCGCACAGCGTTCCTCGCCCCTCGAATTGGCTACCTCAAATCCAGGGCCCATCATGAAAGAAAACACTCACCCGAATTACCGCGAAGTCGTGTTCCAGGACATGTCCAGCGACTTCAGCTTCGTGACCCGCTCGACCATCCAGACCAAGGAAACCATCGTCTGGAAGGACGGCAAGGAATACCCGCTGGCCAAGATCGAAGTCTCGTCCGAATCGCACCCGTTCTACACGGGCACGCAGAAGATCATGGACACGGCCGGCCGCGTCGAAAAATTCCGCCAGAAGTTCGGCAGCAAGGCAGGCAAGGCCGCCAAGTAAAGCCGGCGCCGGAGTCGGCTCACCGCATGAACCGACCCACTGGTCAAGAAAAGGCAGCTCCGGCTGCCTTTTTTGTTTCTTGGCACAATCGCGGACTTCGCGCCATGGCCGCTCCGCAATGCAACCGTGATGCCCTCCCGACGGTCTGACCCCCGATGAATTCCACCCGCGTCTCGCGCGTTCGCCTGACTGCCTCCGCCACCAGCGCCCTGCCGCGCTGGCTGTTGCTCGCCATCTGCGTGATCTACGGCCTGTCCGGCCTGTTCTATCGCGATCCGTGGAAGAACGAAGATGCCGCCGGCTTCGGCGTGATGTGGTCGCTGGCGACCGGCAATGGCCAGGACTGGCTGATGCCCAACATCGTAGGCCGCCCGTTCGTGCAAGCCGGGCCGCTCGTGTTCTGGATCGGCGGCGCGTTCATCCGCGTGTTCGGCCAGTGGATGGGCCCGTCGGACGCCTCGCGCCTGACCACGGCGCTGTTCTTCTTCATTACCTGCGCCTGCATCTGGTACGGCGCCTACCTGCTCGGCCGCCGCGCCGAGGTCCAGCCCTTTGAATTCGTCTTCGGCGGCCAGCCAAGCCCGCTCGACTACGGCCGTACGCTGGCCGACGGCGCGCTGCTGATCTTCCTCGCCTGCGTGGGGCTGGCCCAGCGCGGACACGAAACCACGCCGCTGGTCGGTGCGCTGTGTTTCGTGGCGCTCACGCTGTACGGCCTCATCCGCGCGCTCGACAGGCCGGTGCAGGGCAGCCTGATCTATGGCTTCGGCATCGGTTGCCTGTCGCTGGCGGGCGGACCGATCCTGCCCCTGGTCATCACGCTGTCCGTACTGGTGACAGCGCGCCTGACCCGCACGCTTCCAACCAAGCCACTGCTGACGGTCGCCCTGCCGGTCTCGCTGGTGCTGAGCTGGTCGTGGCCAGCCATGGCCTATCTGCTGGCCGTCAACCCGACCGACGCCGTCACCTTCATCCGCGAATGGGCACGCTTCGACCGGCGCCAGTACACCGGGCCGACCGCCCATTCTCTGGGCTACATCGCGCGCAACCTGCTGCCCTTCGCATGGCCCGTGTGGCCGCTGGCGGCATGGGCCTGGAAAAG
The sequence above is drawn from the Ralstonia solanacearum K60 genome and encodes:
- a CDS encoding LuxR C-terminal-related transcriptional regulator — protein: MNTVLIEAHPLVRTGIAHLLRTLKGVTGVTVVEPDEAMFDAIEAHAEAGLLVIGLPLPHLDELSAIGEIMHRPHARHVVVLAESESPDIIRTLMQMGLSGYTLKHSPGEVIAASLELVLVGGQYIPASALLPESRLDSTPNPSLAGDPQTDPKLLGITPRQYEILVLLSRGHPVKTISRMLNISEATAKAHISTLYRRLKVRSRTEAVYVANQRGARLLSVA
- a CDS encoding zinc-dependent peptidase → MFSRLSQWLSQRARTRRLTRYAISDALWTRTLSGLPFLLDRPPAELARLRETATLFIAEKEFTTAHGLALTDEMVVSIAVQASVPILALGMAWYRGWRGVVIYPGEFLIRGETMDEDGVVHDVRQEASGEAAANGLVLLSWQDIELGSVLAEPDMQPYNVVLHEFAHKLDMLNGEADGIPAFSSRLHAGLDREQWADDLYAEYDAFAERCERIPERRWDADPILSLLDPYGAQHPAEFFAVASEVFFVEPAALRDTLPALYALLQAFYLQDPARPLGTGRHAEPSRP
- a CDS encoding type B 50S ribosomal protein L31, which gives rise to MKENTHPNYREVVFQDMSSDFSFVTRSTIQTKETIVWKDGKEYPLAKIEVSSESHPFYTGTQKIMDTAGRVEKFRQKFGSKAGKAAK
- a CDS encoding ArnT family glycosyltransferase; this translates as MNSTRVSRVRLTASATSALPRWLLLAICVIYGLSGLFYRDPWKNEDAAGFGVMWSLATGNGQDWLMPNIVGRPFVQAGPLVFWIGGAFIRVFGQWMGPSDASRLTTALFFFITCACIWYGAYLLGRRAEVQPFEFVFGGQPSPLDYGRTLADGALLIFLACVGLAQRGHETTPLVGALCFVALTLYGLIRALDRPVQGSLIYGFGIGCLSLAGGPILPLVITLSVLVTARLTRTLPTKPLLTVALPVSLVLSWSWPAMAYLLAVNPTDAVTFIREWARFDRRQYTGPTAHSLGYIARNLLPFAWPVWPLAAWAWKSWGGMRTAPHIALPLAILLPQTLLLLLQPQPGDDSFLLLIPPMAVMATFALPTLKRAAINAIDWFALLAFTLLGGFVWLVWIAKMTGYPAQIARNVFRLLPGYRPTFSWTALLCALLVTAAWVLIVVWRTSRVPKAIWRAVVISAAGTTLLWVLMMTLWLPTIDYAKTYREVAQSAALALPRTYTCVQPIRIGDAQLASFAYFGHIRFGNPEDNCDILLRHDPYEYGDPSSMPNYEWRIIWEGRRPADRDERFRMYRLTEAAKATHPPPVPATSRRRKLNVPG